One genomic window of Streptomyces sp. WP-1 includes the following:
- a CDS encoding ABC transporter ATP-binding protein translates to MQSERIPTVVADSVDIVYRINGTGSGRGSATAALNRIMRRKQAEQAAGVRRVHAVKKVSFVAYKGEAIGLIGTNGSGKSTLLKAVAGLLPVENGHIYTHGQPSLLGVNAALMNDLTGERNVYLGGLAMGMSREQVRERYQGIVDFSGINEKGDFITLPMRTYSSGMAARLRFSIAAAKDHDVLLIDEALATGDRRFQVRSEERIRELRETAGTVFLVSHNNNSIRDTCERTLWLERGELRLDGPTEDVLKEYEAFTGDKSNKTAKNPAPKKAA, encoded by the coding sequence ATGCAGAGCGAGCGGATCCCCACCGTCGTCGCCGACAGCGTCGACATCGTCTACCGGATCAACGGCACCGGCTCGGGCCGCGGCTCCGCCACCGCCGCCCTCAACCGCATCATGCGCCGCAAGCAGGCCGAGCAGGCCGCCGGTGTGCGCCGGGTGCACGCGGTGAAGAAGGTGTCGTTCGTCGCCTACAAGGGCGAGGCGATCGGGCTCATCGGGACCAACGGCTCCGGCAAGTCCACCCTGCTCAAGGCCGTCGCCGGTCTGCTGCCGGTGGAGAACGGCCACATCTACACCCACGGCCAGCCCTCCCTCCTCGGCGTCAACGCGGCGCTGATGAACGACCTCACCGGCGAGCGCAACGTCTACCTCGGCGGCCTCGCCATGGGCATGTCCCGCGAGCAGGTCAGGGAGCGCTACCAGGGCATCGTCGACTTCTCCGGGATCAACGAGAAGGGCGACTTCATCACCCTGCCGATGCGCACGTACTCCTCCGGCATGGCCGCCCGGCTGCGCTTCTCCATCGCCGCCGCCAAGGACCACGACGTACTGCTCATCGACGAGGCCCTGGCCACCGGCGACCGCAGGTTCCAGGTGCGCTCGGAGGAGCGGATCCGCGAGCTGCGCGAGACGGCGGGCACCGTCTTCCTGGTCAGCCACAACAACAACTCCATCCGCGACACCTGCGAGCGGACGCTGTGGCTGGAGCGCGGCGAGCTGCGCCTGGACGGCCCCACCGAGGACGTCCTCAAGGAGTACGAGGCCTTCACCGGCGACAAGTCGAACAAGACGGCGAAGAACCCGGCCCCGAAGAAGGCCGCGTAG
- a CDS encoding ABC transporter permease: MSQVLDTPPPTQAPADDLKALAARHGLSVSGARPSLPEYVRQLWARRHFITAFATAKLTAQYSEAKLGQIWQVMTPLLNAAVYYFIFGVLLGTKKGVPDYIPFLVTGVFVWTFTQSSIQVGTRAISGNLGLVRALHFPRAALPISFCIQQLQQLLFSMAALVVILLCFGVPVSASWLLVIPALILQFTFNAGVAMIMARWGAKTPDIAQLMPFILRTWMYVSGVMWSIEKLTKNDHLPHTVTVLLQTNPAAVYIDLMRFALIDSFHSKQLPPHVWPIAIGWALLAGVGGFIYFWKAEETYGRG, from the coding sequence GTGAGCCAGGTCCTCGACACACCGCCCCCGACCCAGGCCCCGGCCGACGACCTCAAGGCGCTGGCCGCCCGGCACGGTCTGTCGGTGAGCGGCGCCCGCCCCTCCCTGCCGGAGTACGTCCGCCAGCTGTGGGCCCGGCGCCACTTCATCACCGCCTTCGCCACCGCCAAGCTGACCGCGCAGTACAGCGAGGCGAAGCTGGGTCAGATCTGGCAGGTCATGACCCCGCTGCTGAACGCGGCGGTCTACTACTTCATCTTCGGCGTCCTGCTCGGCACCAAGAAGGGCGTCCCGGACTACATCCCCTTCCTGGTCACCGGCGTGTTCGTGTGGACGTTCACGCAGAGCTCGATCCAGGTCGGCACCCGGGCGATCTCCGGCAACCTCGGCCTGGTGCGCGCCCTGCACTTCCCGCGCGCCGCCCTGCCGATCTCCTTCTGCATCCAGCAGCTCCAGCAGCTGCTGTTCTCGATGGCCGCCCTGGTCGTCATCCTGCTCTGCTTCGGCGTGCCGGTCAGCGCCTCCTGGCTGCTGGTGATCCCCGCGCTGATCCTCCAGTTCACCTTCAACGCCGGCGTGGCGATGATCATGGCGCGCTGGGGTGCCAAGACCCCGGACATCGCCCAGCTGATGCCGTTCATCCTGCGCACCTGGATGTACGTGTCCGGCGTGATGTGGAGCATCGAGAAGCTCACCAAGAACGACCACCTGCCGCACACCGTCACGGTCCTGCTCCAGACCAACCCGGCCGCGGTCTACATCGACCTCATGCGCTTCGCGCTGATCGACAGCTTCCACTCCAAGCAGCTGCCCCCGCACGTGTGGCCGATCGCCATCGGCTGGGCCCTGCTCGCCGGTGTCGGCGGCTTCATCTACTTCTGGAAGGCTGAGGAGACGTACGGCCGTGGCTGA